AGGTGAACACCCGCACGTGCTTCACGAACCGCGCGGGCCGGTACATGTCCCAGACCCAGGCGTCGTGGAGCTCGAGCTCGTAGTGAACACGGCCGTGGTCGTCGTGGGTCGAGACGTCGACCTCGTTGGTGAGGTAGAAACGCCGCTCCGTCTCCACGACGTAGGAGAACATCGGAAGGACATCGCGGTACTCCTTGTAGAGCGCCAGTTCGATCTCGGTCTCGTACCGTTCGAGATCCTCTGCGCTCACCGACCCACCTCCGATGTGCCCGGTCGGCACCAGTGTAGGGCCGCGGCGGGGTGGGTCAGGTCCGCTTCTCGCGGATCTTGGCGGCCTTCCCGACGCGGTCACGCAGGTAGTAGAGCTTGGCCCGCCGGACGTCGCCGCGGCTGGCGACCTCGATGTCGGCGATCACGGGCGAGTGGACGGGGAAGGTGCGTTCCACACCGACACCGAAGCTGATCTTGCGCACGGTGAAGGTCTCACGGATCCCCGAGCCCTTGCGGGCGATGACGACGCCCTGGAACAACTGGACGCGCTCGCGCCCGCCTTCGACGACGCGGACGTTGACCTTGACGGTGTCGCCGGGCGCGAAGTCGGGAATGTCGTCACGCAGGCCGGCGCGGTCGACCAGATCGGTGGATTGCATGGCGCGGGATCCTCGGGGATACGTCGCT
This Acidimicrobiia bacterium DNA region includes the following protein-coding sequences:
- a CDS encoding DUF2469 domain-containing protein; this translates as MSAEDLERYETEIELALYKEYRDVLPMFSYVVETERRFYLTNEVDVSTHDDHGRVHYELELHDAWVWDMYRPARFVKHVRVFTFKDVNVEELAAPEL
- the rplS gene encoding 50S ribosomal protein L19, translated to MQSTDLVDRAGLRDDIPDFAPGDTVKVNVRVVEGGRERVQLFQGVVIARKGSGIRETFTVRKISFGVGVERTFPVHSPVIADIEVASRGDVRRAKLYYLRDRVGKAAKIREKRT